The following nucleotide sequence is from Myxococcus stipitatus.
TGCGAATCCTCTATGGGGTCGTCGGCGAGGGCATGGGCCATGCGACGCGCTCGCGCGTGCTGCTCGAGGCGCTGACGCAGGAGCACGAGGTCCACATCGTCGTCTCCGGCCGCGCCCAGGACTACCTGGCGAAGCGGTTCCAGAACGTGCACGGCATCTGGGGGCTGACCCTCGCGTACGAGGGCAACTCGGTGAAGAAGTGGCAGACGGTGCTGCAGAACCTCACCGGCGCGGTGACGGGCTGGCCGCAGAACGTGCGGCGCTACTTCGACCTGGTGGACGAGTTCAAGCCGGACGTGGTGGTGAGCGACTTCGAGACGTTCAGCTACCTGTTCGCGCGGGCGCACCGGCTGCCGGTCATCAGCGTGGACAACATGCAGGTCATCAACCGCTGCCAGCACGAGCCTGCGCTGCTGGCGGGGTACGAGGACAGCTTCGAGACCTCGCGCGCCATCGTGAAGGCGAAGCTGCCCGGGGCCTTCCACTACCTCGTCACCACGTTCTTCTACCCGCCGGTGCGCAAGCGCCGCACCACGCTGGCGCCGTCCATCCTGCGGCCGGAGATCCTGGAGGCGAGGTCGGAGCCGGGCGAGCACCTGCTGGTGTACCAGACGTCCACCACCAACACGGCGCTGCCGGACATCCTCAAGGCCGCGGGCATCCCCTGCAAGGTGTACGGGCTGCGCCGCGACCTCACCGAGGACCTGGTGGACGGCAACCTCACATACCGGCCCTTCAGCGAGAAGGGCTTCATCGACGACCTGCGCACCGCGCGCGGCGTGGTGGCCAGCGGCGGCTACACGCTGATGAGCGAGGCGGTGTACCTGCGCAAGCCCATGCTCAGCATCCCCCTGGAGGGCCAGTTCGAGCAGATCATCAACGCCCTCTACCTGGAGAAGCTGGGCTACGGCATGTACGTGAAGACGCTGACGGTGGACGCGCTGAAGGAGTTCCTGTCGCGCGTGCCCCGCTGCCAGGAGGCCCTGAAGGGCTACGAGCAGGAGGGCAACACGCGCATGCTCTCCGCGCTGCGCGAGCAGCTCGCCCTGGCGTACGAGCACCGGGGCCACTGGGCCATGGAGCGGGCCCAGGACTGACGGGCCCCCTCAGTGCAGCGGCACGTCCGTCTCGTTGTTGCGCTCGGCGGCGCGGCGGGACAGCTCGGTGAGCCAGGAGCGGGTGAGGG
It contains:
- a CDS encoding MJ1255/VC2487 family glycosyltransferase — its product is MRILYGVVGEGMGHATRSRVLLEALTQEHEVHIVVSGRAQDYLAKRFQNVHGIWGLTLAYEGNSVKKWQTVLQNLTGAVTGWPQNVRRYFDLVDEFKPDVVVSDFETFSYLFARAHRLPVISVDNMQVINRCQHEPALLAGYEDSFETSRAIVKAKLPGAFHYLVTTFFYPPVRKRRTTLAPSILRPEILEARSEPGEHLLVYQTSTTNTALPDILKAAGIPCKVYGLRRDLTEDLVDGNLTYRPFSEKGFIDDLRTARGVVASGGYTLMSEAVYLRKPMLSIPLEGQFEQIINALYLEKLGYGMYVKTLTVDALKEFLSRVPRCQEALKGYEQEGNTRMLSALREQLALAYEHRGHWAMERAQD